In Chitinophagaceae bacterium, the DNA window ACATCCCAAAGTTTCATTTCACGATTCAACTCACGCAACAAAAACACTTCAATTTTAGCCCCGGTTTTTTCTTTCCTGCCGAAAAGTCGAGCCGGAAAAACTTTTGTATTATTCACAATCATTACATCACCATCGGTGAAGTAACTCAATAAATCTTTGAAAACTTTATGTTCTATTGAACCGGTTTTTCTGTTTAAAACCATTAATCGACTTTCGTCCCTTTCCTGAGTCGGATACTGAGCAATTAAAGATTTCGGCAAGTCATAATCAAACTGAGATAATTTCATGTAAGCAGGTTTTTAAAATCAAGGTGCAAAGTTAAGAAAAATAAAGCTTTTTGATAGGCTTTTTAAATTTTTTAATGTATTTTAAAACGTGTAAAACAGAAATTAATTTCAGATAAAAATTATGCAGGCTGCTTTTCATACAAACATTATTTAATTTAGCAAGCCGGTTTAACTATTTCGGAGTTTTGAATTTATGAAAAAACAGCTGCTGCATTACTTTCTCGGACAATTGGCTCCTGCAATTTCCGGCATAATTTTAATTGTGCTTGCCGTCAGATTATTAGGTGAAGAGGAATACGGCTTTTATGCAGTAATTTACAGCAGCCTGGTTTTAATTCATAATTTATTTTTTGGGTGGGTTCAACAAAGCCTCCTTCGGTTTATCAGTCAATATGAAAACCTTCGCAAGGTTGTTCTGAATAAATTCCTGTTTATAAATAGCCTGAGTGCCATTAGCGCAGGCCTTACAGCCTTTATACTGAGTTTGCTTTTCTTTAAACTGGATGTAAGCAATGCCTTATGGATAGGCAGCTTTATGGTTTTGTATGTGTTTTTAACCTTTTACCTCATAAGTTTTCAGGCATTTTTTAAAACTGCTTACTATGCATTTACCAATACATTTTATTACTTAGGGTATATCATCTTTTTTTTAATCCTGATTTATACTCTGGAAAACGGTAGTTATATGTTGATTTTTAAATCTATGGTTTTTACTTTGATATTAATCCATATTTATGCTTTAAGCAGGTTGCATAAAAAGTTTAAGATAAATTTCAGTAAAGCTTTTGTGGATAAAGATTTTATAAAAAGAGCTTTTAACTTTGGCTTTCCTCTGACACTCTGGCTATTTGTTTCCCTATTGTTAGGCTTCAGCGACCGCTACATTATTTTTTACTATCTGGGTGCTGAAGAAACAGGTACTTACACTGCTATTTATGATATGTTTTATAAAATTTCAACCTTTGTTTGTCTGCCCGTTCTTTATGCATTCCATCCACAAATAATGGATTTATGGAATAAAGATAAAAGGGATGAAGCTGTGCGATTAATTAAAAAAGCTATGAAAATTGAAATTGCCGCTGCCCTTGCTTTTATTCTTTTATTGATACCCATTGCCCCTCCTGTGATTTTCAATTTGTTGAAACTGGAAGGTGCACACTTACATTTAATATCCATAGTAATCGTTGCAGGTGGGTTTGCCTGGCAGTTAGCAATGTTTGCTCATAAACCACAGGAATTGCTTTTTCGGCAAAAATTTATGCTTGCCGGAGTCATCCTTGCTCTATTATTAAATATTAGTCTTAACTTTCTTTTTATACCGGTTTACGGCATTACTGCTGCGGCATTCACCACCTTAATAAGTGCTGTTTTTTATTTGTTAATAATGTCAGCAGATTCATTGAAAATCAGAAAAAGATTACACTGATTAACTCAAATACGCCTTTTCGCTACCTTCTTCCAGCATAACTTTAATATGCTCCTGTACAGTCGTTGAAAGGGAAAATCCAACAAAATCAGGCTTAACAGGAAACATCTTATGCTGCCGGTCAACCAAGACGGCTATCTGAATTTTTTTCGGTAAATATTTTAAAAAAGGCTTTATCGCAAAAGCAAGTGTTTTGCCGGTATTTGCCACATCATCCACTAGTATAATAATTTTGCCGTTTAGATTCTCCAAGTCTCTATCAAAACTTATTTCATTTTCATGCGGCTTTTTCTTACTGATAGACATCTCATACATCTGAATGTTGAAGTCTTTTCTTTGCTCTATGATAGCTTTAAGCTTTCTTGCAAGTTTAACACCATTTTCCTTTATCCCTATAAAAATCACTTCTTTTTCACCGGTATTTTCTTCTAATATCTGACATGCAATACGGGTAATCTTTTGATCTATTAATTTTTTATCCAGTATTTCGATTTGCTTAGATTCCATTTTTATTGCAATAATATTTTCTTTTGTAAAAGTTGTGATTTAGCTGATTGAAAGTTAAGCAAAAATAATCCTTTAGGTAAATTCACTACATTTATTTTATGAAAAGTTTCACCCGCTGGAACAGCTCCATCCAAAACTATTCTTCCGGTTAAGTCAGAAAGCTCATAAGTTATTCTGTTTTCGGGCACTTTATCAAATTCAATATAAAAATATTCTTCTGCCGGATTCGGATAAACATTTAAATTTAAGATTTGACCATCGACCAAAATCTCATGCACAGACGTAGTATCATAAAAACAACTACCATCATCGACATTTGCTTCCGGATTAAAGTTTGTTGCCAATTCATCTGTACAGCCATGAACAGCTTCAACACAAGACCCATCGTCCATATTTGCGTCTGCATCAAAATTTAAAGCATCCGGATCTGTACACCCGTAATTCAAATCCATCTGGATTGCCCCAAATACGTTTAACTTTCCCCAACCATAAGTTTCATCAGGTAAAAGAGGAGGTGTAAAATCATCTTCAAGAGCTGATAAAGTAATAGCGTCTTTCACTTCAAAATACCAGGCATCTGGATTTTTCTGTAAATAAAGTGCCGCTGCTCCGGCTACTTTTGGTGCTGCTAAAGAGGTTCCCCCATTTGTGCTGTGCATGCCCTCCGGGGCAACTCTATTTGCTTGTCCTGAAGAAATTAAAGCATTTACATTGGTCAGATTTCCGGTTGCCATTGTTCTGGTTCCTGAAGCAGTAATATCCGGTTTTACCCGTTCATCTCTGGTTGGGCCTCTGCTGGACGTCGGATGTATAATTCCAACCGGATTTTCAGCTACTACCGTTGTTGTTCCATTAAAATTTTCATGAGCATATCGAGCTTCTGCATTTCCAACTGTAATCACTTTATCTGAACAAGTAAAGCTACTTACTAAGGTTTTAGCATTATCAGGAAGTTTATAATTTACAATTTCCGGTACAATAGAGGCCGGAGGCAAACCAAATTCTACCATGTTAGAATGCCCCATAATACTTTGTGAGCTCCAAATATCTATCCTGCCGTCTCCGGTTGCTATAAATCGCCACAAATCTGTTGTATTGGCAGGATTTACTTCTATCTCCACTTTATACATATGCCCTTGGTGCCTTACTGTTAAAATAACAGCTCCCACAAAAGCTCCCTGATGATAAATAGCTCTTGAGATAGTTTGTTGATCTCCGGGATTTAAGTTTACAAATTGATTTTTAACATTAAAAAATTCTGTTTGACCTAAAAACTGAAAGCTTGTATCATCCGCACCTATTGAAAACCATACATCATTTAAGTCAGCAGTATCGGCAAACAATTCATAATACACAACATTAAACGTAGAGGTATATCTGAACCAGGTAAATGTAGTATCTGCTGTCACATCATACCCAAGGTGATAATTAACATTTCCACGGTTTCCGGCTGCCGCAACCAGTACCCTACCTGCTCTTTCTTCCAGCATGTTTTCGATTAGTCTGGCGGGTAAATCCCGGGCATCTCTTGAACCGTAATATGTACCAAGGCTGGCATTTATTACTACCGGCTTACCCATAGCATCTGCCTTTCTAAAAATATATTCAACAGCATCCACAAACTTAGATAAAGTAGGATCCTGATAATCATAAGCTACTATTATCAAATCAGATTTTGGAGCAACTCCTTTATAGTTCTCAACTTCCCTACCGCTTGAGGCGGCAGCTCCTGTTACATGCGTGCCGTGACCGAAACGATTTGCAGGTTCGCTATGGTTTACATTTCCGTTCTCAAAATCCTGAAAAGTCC includes these proteins:
- a CDS encoding phosphoribosyltransferase: MESKQIEILDKKLIDQKITRIACQILEENTGEKEVIFIGIKENGVKLARKLKAIIEQRKDFNIQMYEMSISKKKPHENEISFDRDLENLNGKIIILVDDVANTGKTLAFAIKPFLKYLPKKIQIAVLVDRQHKMFPVKPDFVGFSLSTTVQEHIKVMLEEGSEKAYLS
- a CDS encoding T9SS C-terminal target domain-containing protein, producing the protein MIRLLLTYFFVSILFSLYASEDVPVFFYKNQQLHTADGEKVVRGIEHIFVEGDINELENWLGSNDGFIKYHYNGIAAVQIKAENIESLRQEAFIKQIDKGNKPLVQLMDTSLIIHNVNQVHDGVSPLDMAYKGEGVVVGIIDAGIFYNHEDFKDENGSRIKYMWDQNASNLNPPMPYIYGTEWTFQDFENGNVNHSEPANRFGHGTHVTGAAASSGREVENYKGVAPKSDLIIVAYDYQDPTLSKFVDAVEYIFRKADAMGKPVVINASLGTYYGSRDARDLPARLIENMLEERAGRVLVAAAGNRGNVNYHLGYDVTADTTFTWFRYTSTFNVVYYELFADTADLNDVWFSIGADDTSFQFLGQTEFFNVKNQFVNLNPGDQQTISRAIYHQGAFVGAVILTVRHQGHMYKVEIEVNPANTTDLWRFIATGDGRIDIWSSQSIMGHSNMVEFGLPPASIVPEIVNYKLPDNAKTLVSSFTCSDKVITVGNAEARYAHENFNGTTTVVAENPVGIIHPTSSRGPTRDERVKPDITASGTRTMATGNLTNVNALISSGQANRVAPEGMHSTNGGTSLAAPKVAGAAALYLQKNPDAWYFEVKDAITLSALEDDFTPPLLPDETYGWGKLNVFGAIQMDLNYGCTDPDALNFDADANMDDGSCVEAVHGCTDELATNFNPEANVDDGSCFYDTTSVHEILVDGQILNLNVYPNPAEEYFYIEFDKVPENRITYELSDLTGRIVLDGAVPAGETFHKINVVNLPKGLFLLNFQSAKSQLLQKKILLQ